The Xiphias gladius isolate SHS-SW01 ecotype Sanya breed wild chromosome 9, ASM1685928v1, whole genome shotgun sequence genome window below encodes:
- the LOC120794667 gene encoding 5-hydroxytryptamine receptor 3A-like, whose product MPVAFCVLIFLTDWVSSQKVCSYQDVLDYLNLTTDSSVFKLTRPVLDHTHPTMVELDIILYAILAVIEKTQTFIPFVWATMMWNNEYISWDPAQFCGITQISVPRDMLWKPDLFIYEMIQKDESPQNPYMYISYDGVVTSEEDMKVVSTCKMDVHKFPFDTQRCNISIGSAIHCVDEIRLLPFSNSSRATQFSREVMKTQGEWEFLQLSVASYNFTYDNKQWEHLIYTFTMKRRPLLHVINFLLPILFFLTLDLASYFISEHRGEKLGFKVTVLLAISVLLLILNDILPSMSNKTPVIATYCIVIFALMLLSLLETILVTYLMEIDFGSHDKLELKDNWEEKQEKVKIDDCNTEEKRRTCCSCICKVSDGERQHEVLPLGDEVNNTIQSRESPVLLLILEELKELQKTLDLHLGSRKEGGRSIQWATRINRGFFIFYVTTVLLFLFLIFNEWNS is encoded by the exons ATGCCTGTTGCTTTCTGCGTACTGATCTTCCTCACAG ATTGGGTGTCCTCTCAGAAAGTGTGCAGTTACCAGGACGTTCTGGACTACCTGAACCTGACCACCGATAGCAGTGTGTTTAAACTGACCCGGCCCGTACTGGaccacacacaccccaccaTGGTAGAGCTGGACATCATCCTCTACGCCATCCTGGCTGTG aTCGAGAAAACACAGACGTTCATTCCTTTTGTCTGGGCAACAATG ATGTGGAACAATGAATACATCTCGTGGGACCCCGCTCAGTTTTGTGGCATAACTCAGATTTCAGTTCCCAGGGACATGCTCTGGAAGCCGGACCTCTTCATCTATGAGAT GATACAGAAAGATGAGTCGCCTCAGAATCCCTACATGTACATTTCCTACGATGGAGTGGTCACTTCCGAAGAGGACATGAAGGTGGTCAGCACCTGTAAAATGGACGTCCACAAGTTCCCCTTTGACACGCAGAGATGCAACATCTCCATTGGTTCTGCAATACACTGCG TTGATGAAATTCGGCTCCTTCCTTTCTCCAACTCATCTCGGGCCACACAGTTTTCCAGAGAGGTGATGAAGACTCAGGGAGAGTGGGAGTTCCTCCAACTGTCCGTCGCCAGCTACAATTTCACCTACGACAACAAACAGTGGGAACATCTTATATACACT TTTACCATGAAGAGGAGGCCACTCCTCCACGTCATCAACTTCCTGTTGCCCATCCTGTTCTTCTTGACTCTGGATCTCGCCTCCTACTTCATCTCAGAGCACCGGGGAGAGAAGTTGGGCTTCAAGGTGACGGTGTTGCTGGCcatctctgtcctgctgctcATCCTGAACGACATCCTGCCCTCCATGTCCAACAAGACTCCAGTCATAG cGACCTACTGCATTGTGATTTTTGCTTTGATGCTGCTCAGTCTGCTGGAGACGATCTTGGTTACGTATCTGATGGAAATAGACTTTGGCTCCCACGATAAGCTCGAGCTAAAGGACAACtgggaggaaaaacaggaaaaagtcaaaattgaCGACTGTAACACAG AGGAGAAAAGACGGACCTGCTGTTCATGCATCTGCAAAGTGTCCGACGGTGAGCGGCAGCATGAAGTGCTTCCTCTGGGTGACGAG gtcaACAACACGATTCAGTCACGAGAGTCCCCTGTGTTGCTGTTGATtctggaggagctgaaggagcTGCAGAAAACTCTGGATCTGCACCTCGGCTccagaaaggagggagggaggtccATCCAGTGGGCCACAAGAATCAACAGAggtttcttcattttctatgTCACCACTGTGTTACTGTTTCTATTCCTCATCTTCAATGAATGGAACAGTTAG